ATGGGCAGGGGCGTTATGATCTTCCAGCGGTAGCGCCTGCAGGTGCGCCCGTAATGCTGAATCAGCACGGATAACAGCGCCTGATTCTTGGCCAGCTGGGAATCTGTGAGCCGTATGTCCACAATGTCCCAGTCAATGCCGGGCATGCGCTCTTCAAGCTCCACATAGCCGATGCCAAGCCGCATGAAGATGCGTTTGAACCCGGCCACGCTTCCGGCATCCCGCGCGTTGGCATAGGCGTACTTCACGCGCTTGCGGTACAGGCTGAGCGGTTCACCGGCAAAGCGGCGTATATCGCGCTGCCATGCCACCAGATCCAGCACCAGCTCGTCGCAGGTGTCCGTATCCAGCTGGCGCATGGGCCACGCGGCCCATTCCGCCACCTGCACCCACCACGCCACGGCTGCAAGGCACAGCTTCTCCAGCTCGCCACCGGCCTTAGCCATCCAGAAGGGTAACGAGATATGCACGTCCACTACGCGCCTCCGTTGGTCACGGTCAGACTGGTCAGCACGGGCAGCTCCAGCGCCGCCACAATGTCATCACGGTCAAATTCAATGGATGCCAAATCCGGCAGCTGCGCGTGCAGCTCGTCACCCAGCACCGAAAGAGAAAAGCGGTTGTGCGGCCATGTGCGGGTCATGTCGTAGTCCGTGTTCTCGCGGAATGCTGCGCGTATGCGCCCTTCCACGTCCTGCAGCAGCGCGGCGGCTTTTTCGTCGCTCAGGTTGGGCACGGGGTGCACGGTTGCGGTCAGGTTCACGGCCAAAGCAGGCATGGGAAAACACAGCATGTCATCACCATGGCCATGGTTGCCCGCATCGCGGATATGCGCGTTTATGGTGTCCACAAACTCCTGCGGTGCCGGGCCGGAATCAATCATGATGTAGGCGTTGGCACTGCCGGGGCCGCGCGGCGCCTCATGCTCAAACACAATGTAGTCGGTGCGAATGCCCGCAAAGCTGGCTATGTCCGCCGTATAGGCCGCATCGTGATGATACTGCCCCACGGCGCTGAACTGGTTGCGGCAGCGCAGGCGCAGTTCCTCATCCGTCTCTTCATCGGCACCGGGGGCCGTGAGCCAGTTCTCCCCGTTGGTCACGGCGGCAATGCCGGAAATGGGCTGCGGCAGAATGGAATAATACCCCGGCCCAAGATTGTAGGCCGTGCCGGTTTTCTCCGCACGCACGGCAATGTCCGCCGTGAGCTGCTTGTCCGCCATGGTGGTGTTCTGCAGCACGGCCACGCGATACACATGCCCGTTGATGGATGGGCTTTCGATCACGGTACCGGCAGGTATGAGCAACTCCCCCGCGCTGTTGGTGCGGGTAAAGGTTATTGCCCCCTGCGCCTGCACGGCCTCTTTGCGGGCCAGATCCACGCCCCATGCGTATATATCCAGCCATGCACCGCTGGCCGTTTTCAAAAAGGTCTGCGGCAGAATGGTGGTCACCAGTGCGGAAACCAACGCCTTCATAGGCTCGGTGACAATGGCGGATATGAGCCGCCAGAAGGGCGACCACTTGCTGCTGTTGGTTATCTGCGAGCCTTGCGCCGTGTTCAGGGCATCCCACCGTTCCTGCATGGCGCTTTCCGTTGTGGGAAAGCCCGCCTCGCTGAGCATGCGGGTAAAAAGCTTGTCGTTTGCCTGCGAATCAGACATGGCAGACCTCATTGACGGAGTTACTTTTTGTAGTTACATTTTCCCCATGCGATTTGACTGGGACGAGAACAAACGGCGCGCCAATGTTGCCAAGCACGACATAGACTTTACGCAGGCAGCGGAAATGCTGGCCTGTTCTCCCCACCTGCTGCACGACACCCGCAAGGACTACGGCGAAACCCGTTGTCAGGCAGTAGGAGAATATGAAGGCATGATACTCGTCGTTGCCTTCACCATGCGCGGAGACGATGTGTTCCGTATAATCTCCGCCCGCAGAGCCAACGCCAGAGAAAGGAGGAAGTATGGCTACCAGGAAGAATAAGACAGGACTGTCCATAGAAGAGATTCGCGCCATGCAGCCCCTTACCGACAACAAGCGGGCCAAGGCCTTTACTGATGCCGAACTGACCGCCAACGCAGAAAGCGATCCGGACAACCCCATTCTGGATGAAGCATTCTGGGAACAGGCCAGACGTATGGAACCGCAGTGCAAAAAGCAGGTGACCCTTCGCATCGACGCAGACGTGCTGGACTGGTTCAAAAAGCAGGGTAAGGGATACCAGACCACCATCAATGCCATTCTCAAGGCATACAAAGAATCTCGCCCTTCCCGATAACCGGTGGCTCCGATGTTTGATTCCACCAGAAAGCCCACGCACCCGGGCGGCATCCTGTTCAGAATGCACATGGAGCCGCTGGGCATTACCATAACCGCACTGGCCAAGCGCCTTGGCATTTCGCGCAAGACGCTTTCCGCCATTGTGAACGAACGCGCGCCCATCACGCCGGACATTGCCCTGCGCCTTTCGCGCGCGCTCGATACCACGCCCGAACTCTGGCTTGGCATGCAGCAGACGTATACGCTGTGGGAAGTTGCCCACACCAATACGGAATGGCTTTCCGTAGAACCCATCAAGACCGCAAACGCATAGCCCGCCCTACACACGTTCCGCCTCCAGCGACAGCGCAATGCTGCCGAATTCAAGCGTTTCCGCCTTCAGGTTGAACAGGCCCAGCCCCACTTCTTCTATCTCCGTGCTGCCGGGAACAATGCGCTCATCCTTGTCCACCTCCAGCGTGAGAAGCAGCAGGTTGCGGGCCTTGGTGCGCACATCACGGTTGCCCACCAGCTCCACCAACAGGCCGGTCTCGCGGATCATGTGCACAATGTCCTGCGCTATGGAATCACGGTCCGCCACCGGCACGGGCAGGCCTCCCGCATCCAGCGTTATGTCATCACCGGTGATGAGAATATCCAGATACTTGCCGCTCATGCGCTACCCCGCCGCCATAAACGCCATCTCGCTCATGCTCTGGGCATCCATGGGCTTGCTGGTGGTTATGTTCACCTGCTGAATGGTCCGGCTGTTGCTGCTGTTCTTGGAAACAGCGTTGGAAATGGACTGCGTAACACCGCCCGCAGGCACGCTTGCGCTGCGCGGTGCTTCCAGCATGGCCGGGGCGTTTACCTCGGCAGAGGCTCCGGAATCCATCCCAAGGAACTTCTGCACGGCCTGCACCTTCTCAAGAACCCAGCCCCACATGCGGCCCAGCATGTCAAAATACCACTTGAACACGCCTGCCACCTGATCAATCACGCCCATGATGGCCTGCCCCCAGCTGGTATCCAGAAAGGCAGCCTTAAGGTCATCCCACCACCAGATCACCGCGCCCACGGCAGCCACAAGCGCCACAAGCGCCATGACAATCCATGTGCCGGGGAAACCCCACATGGCGGCATTGGCCACCCACTGCGCACCGGAATACAGCGCCCATGCCTTGCGCATAAGCCCAAGCGTGCCGGTTATCGGCCCCATCACCGTGCTCAGGCCGAACATGGAAATCCGAGCAACACCGCTGGCAACGGACGCAAGCCCAAGCACCGCACCAAAGCCCAGAATGAGCATGATGCCGTAGCCCACCCAGCGCGTCAGGTTGGGGAACATATCCGCCCAGCGCACCATGGTGGCGGTAACATCGGTAAAGCCGTCCACCAGCGGATTTATGGAAGGCAACAGCGCCTGCCCTATCACCGTTAATAGGGCATTAACGCCCGCCGATGCCCTGTCAAATGGATCAACCATTCTACTGGCCATCTGTGTGGCCTTGTCCATGCCCTGCACCTTGCCCAGCTGGTCAATGGATGCGCCAAGCCCCTTGGTGTCCGCCATGAGCAGCTTGATGAGCGATACCGCCTCGTCACTGCCGAAGGCCTTTTTCAGCAAATCGCCATCATCAACCTTGGACAAATCCCCGTACTTCCCCTTGATCTTGCCCAAAATATCCATCATGCCCAGCATGTGTCCGTTGGAGTCGGTGAACTGCAGGCCAAGCGCCTTTTGCGCGTTGCCAACGCCGGAAAGGAAGGCTTTATACTTGGTGCCCGCCTCAGACCCGCTCATGGTGGACTGCAGCGTGCCCATAATGGCCATCTGCTCTGCCACATCAATGCCCGCAGCGGTCGCGTTGGCACCAAGCGAGGTGAAGGCACTGCTCATCTCCTGTCCCGTGGTCTTGAACATCTGCACCGCCGTGGCCGTCTGCCCTGTGAGCTGCTCCACCCACTTGGCCTTGCCCATGTCGTTCGCCTGATTCTTGAAGATGCCGTACATGGTGCCCACATAGCTGGTAATGGTGGCAGCATCCGCCTTGGTGGCCTTGGCCAGCACGTTGGACGAAACCGTGAAGCGCGAAAGCTCGTCACCGCTCAGTCCGGCAATGGACGACTGAATATCGTAGGCAGAAGAGGCAACAGCACTGGCGGACTCTCCAAAACGGATGGAGAAGGCCAGCGCCTCACGGTTCAGGGTCTTCAGCGCCTTGGGTTCCACATCAAGGCTGGAAACCTCCATAAGCGCCTTATTCATCTGGCGGGCTGGCGTGAGCATGTAGTCCATGCTCTGGCCAGCCGCCCATATGCCTGCAGCACCGGTGCCGATCTGAACGAAACTCTTGCGGGCATGGCCTGCCAGATCGTCCAGCTGCTTCTGCATCTTCCCCACAGGGCCGGTCACCCCGTCCTGCAGGCTGATTGCAAACATCAGTTTTTCAAGCTTGGTGCTCATATGCCCTTATCCGTTAAAGGCTTTGGCCACCCCGTTGGTAACGGCAACGGCCATCTTCTCCCAATAGTCCTTTTCCAGCAGCACGGCCTCGGCCATGGACTGCGCATCCACCGCACGCCCCGGCAGCCAGCGGTGCACAAGCATGGTCATGCGGGCCAGCGGGTTGCGCTCCATTCCCCCGGCGAGGCGCTCTACTCCCCCACGGTGATCTGCAGATCCGGCGTGTACTGCTCCATAATCGCACCGGCGATCTGAATGGGCGCACCGGGCTTATCCAGCAGCTCGCGCACATGGTCCTTGTCTTCAGGATCCACACAGCGCATCACAAAGTTGCGTGCCGGTGCCACCTTGTTGTTGGGCATCATGGCGTTGATGTAGTCGTTGTAAATGTCCAGAGAGGGGGCAAAGGTCACCTTGCGGCCCTGAATGGTCAGTACGATCTTGTTTGCGGTTTCCATGGCATTTCTCACTTGGTCGCGCACAGGGTTTTCACCAGCTGATCGATGCGCCCTTCGATCCGCCGTTCAAAATCAGAGAACATCTTTTCCAGATCCTTCTTGCCGGTGTAATGCTCGGCCACATGCAGCCGCAGTGCTGCCACGGCATCCTTGCCCTTCTGGATCTCTTCGTTGCTCTTCTGGATGGAGCGGTGCAGATACACGTTCCAAGCCAGCAACGGGGGCCAGATGAACTTGGCAAAAAAGACAAAGGCGTCTGTAAAATCCATGGGCTATCCCTTTGCTTCTCTGGCAGTGCTGCGGGTGGCCATGAACTGCGTCACCAGCGGCAGCAGGTTCTTCACCGTGCGCTCACCGAACAGGAAGCCCAGCACCAGCAGGTTGACGGACCAGAAGGCAAGCCCGTGCGGGGTCCACCCGCCCTGCTCTGCGGACAGCTGCACCTGCCACCCGCCGCTGAACACCTGCCAGTCCAGATACATGGTGAAAACGCCCCACAAGGGCCGCTGACACCCGCGAATGAAGATGATGAAGCTGCCGACAAAAGGGAGGGCTTTTAAGTCTGCGGCGGTGCCTTCCAGCTCTGCCGCACGGCGGGTCACTTCCTTGTCGGCTTCCACGGCCAGCTCCATCAACTCCACCTCGCGCTTGTGCTCGGCCTCGCGGATCCGCGCCGCAAGCTCGGCCTTTTCCGCCTCGCTCATGGACGGGGGAAAGTATTCTTTCACCGTATCCGTGATGGTGGAGACAATGCCGCCGCCGAAAAAGTCCATGATCTTGGAAACAAAGGTCATGCGCCACCTCCGGCCTGCAGGTCTGCAACTGCATGAAGCCCCTCAGTCGTGCGCGAGCGCGTTCCGTCCTTCCAGATGGTCAGCTCTTGACGCCGGGGAATCTCTCCCGGTTCCGGTGCGGCGATATGCACCCAACGCCCGTGCTCATTGATGAGCTGCTTGAATCCAAGCCCCATGCCGCGTATTGCCTCGGCCACTTCCAGTGCCGTTTTTCCCGGTACCGTAATGTCTGCGGCAAGCCCGCTCATATGGTCCGATCTCGGCGAACCGCCTATCTGCTCATTAAGCCACGGGGGCCGATAGCCGCTGGAAATAACAACAGGGCCAAGCGCCTCACGTATGGGCTGCAGCAAGGTCAGGCACAGGTGCTGCAGATTGCGGAACACGTCCGAGCCGGGTTCAACAACAATCTGCCTGCCCATCCGCTCCGCCGTCTGGCTGGCAGTAAACTCATCAAGGGAGAAGTGAGGAGACAGGAGAACACGAGTTTTCATTTGCCGCCCTCCATTTCGGTTTGGCAGGTTATGCAGCGCTGCACCCCCGGCACGGCATTGCGCCGTGCTTCGGGGATGACTGCACCACACTCTATGCAGGTTTCACGGGACGGAACCTTGGCCTTGCGGTCATTGCTGCGCCTTGCGTGCTCTATGGCATCCTGCCTGAACAACGCCTCGCATGCCTGCGCCCGGTCAAAGAGATCCGTCATGCTTACAATCCTTCGGTTTCTCTGGCGTCGAGGTACGGCACGCCGTTCACACGCACAAAGTCAGGGCTGGTCACATCGTAGGGCAGCGTGGTCACGTCCTTGGTGGCGCTGTTGGAATCCACATCCAGCAGCTTGCTCACGCGCAGCCTGCAGCCGAATATTTCCACCCGCTTCTCTTCATCACCGGCCTTGGCGTAGGCCACGATGTCAAAGGTGGACAGGGCATGAAAACTGCCCGCGCTGCGTGCTGCCTCCAGCACAAGCGAAAGGTTGGTGGTATCAAGCTCAATCTCGCCGGACGCCCCCACGGGACCTTCCAGCCAGCCAACGGGAATGCCCTTGGTCTTGGCCACCTCGCCGCTGTCCTCTATGTCGCAGGTGAACTTCTCGGCATGGATGGAAAGATCACCCAGCTGGAAGTCAAAGCACTTTCCGCTGATTCTGCTCATGGCTTACACCTCCGCATAATTGGTCAGGTCCAGCATCACGTTGCAGGTGATGGCCTTGGGGCAGTTGTAGGGGCGCACCACCATGTAGATTTCCACCTTGGTGCGCGTGGGCCAGCTGATCACAATGTCACCATCCTGCGGGGGCTTCACCTCGCCGGGAAAGGTCACACCCATAATCTGCACACTGCGGCTCATCTCTCGCAGCGGGCGGGCAAAATAGCTCTGGTTCATGGCGATGCTGGCGGGGGTGCTGTTCAGCTTGCGGTCGCCCACGCGGAACACGGCAAGGGGATACACGCGGCGCATGGCCTTGTGCACCACACGCAGATTCTCAATCACGCGGTAATCGCCTGCCTCGGCATCCAGCAGCGCACCATCCCCCCAGAACATGCCGGGATAATCCGGATACCACTGCGGAACGCTGAACCGGGCATCCGCCAGTTCCTTGAGAATGGCCATGTCGATTTCGCGGCCGGTCTTGTCCTTGGGCTTGGCCGTCCACGCCCCCACCAGGGGGCCGGTGGCCACGCGCATGGGCGTGTCCGCCACGGTTACGGCCTTGTTGGCCAGCCTGCCCGCAAGCGTTCCCTGGTCATGCCCCCACAGGGTGGGAACAACCATCACCTGATCTGCGAGAACAGCGGAAACAAGGGGCTTTATGGCGGCGGTGAAATCCGGCCATGCCTCGCCGGTCTCGGTGGCAGCATCGATGGCGCGGGTGGCGGCCACAAACCATATGGGCCGCATATACAACCCCATAATCTCCACGGTCTTGGCCTGCATAGCCTCCACATCCGTGGACTTGGTAACAGGGTCGGTCACGATAATCGCTTCCACCGTGATCTGCCCCATGGAGTAGTCCACGGCATCTTCCCAGCTCATCACGCCATCCAACGGTATAACGGCGGCGTTCCAGTTCTGACCGGCGTTTTTGCGGGCCGCATCTACCTGCGTTTTGAGCACGCTTGCCGTTGCACCCAAAAGCTCATCCAGATCGGAATCATTGTTCAGGCTGAGCAGCTTGCCCTCGTTCACGCCGGTGCCACGCCCAACAAAGAGGAAGTAGTTTTCCACCTCGTCAAACTCGCCCTGCATGAGGTTCAGCTTGTTCACCTGTACGGTACCCAGTGCCATACAATTCTCTCCTTCGGGCTACACTTTGCCCTTGCTGCGCAGCCGGTTCAGGGACAACCGCGCCAGTTCTTCCAGCATGGTTCCGGACTGCCGCAGGTTCACGCCAAGAAAAGCACGTTCCGGAACGCCCACTGTCCACGAATCCGGCGCGTCATAGCCGGTGAGCTGCTGCCATATGGCCATGGCCTCGGCGCGGCTCATGTTCTGCACAATCCAGCTCACAGCCACTTTCTGCTGACGCACCCTGCCGTTTTTCAGCCGCACTTCCTTGCGGTAGCCACGGGCAATAAGCTCCTTGGCCAGCCAGCGTTCCACCCGCGCCTTGGGGTTGTAGTAGTCAGAATCCTTATTGAGGCGCTTGGCCTCACTTTTGGCGGCTACAGTTTCGCTTTTCCCATGCTGGTGTTTGTCGGCAATGGCCCCCATACCAAAGTCTTTCCACGAAACCTCGCCCTGCCCGCGTCTGTTGGCAGCAATGCTCATCGCCCGGCCAAGGCCCACAAGCATCTTGCGGTTCTCCTTGCCGTCCTTGCGCCTTTCCAGCTTGCCGCGCCGGTTGCGTTTGTAGATCTTGCGCGGGGCCATGGGCGTACCATCCACGCACCGCTGCTGCTTGATGTTCTGGCGGGAGAAACGGCGCACTTCCATGGCCATTTCCCGCACCAGCTTGCGCTTGGCATCCGGCGACAGGGCCAGCACTTCCAGCTGTTGCCGCAGGCGCACCATGCCTGCCCGGTCAATGCCAAAGGTCATGGCATCAGCCATCGGCACCGGCCTCCTGTGCTTCGCCGTCCATGCGTTCCACGGCTTCGGCCACATCCACGGGCACGTCCGTCACGCTCCACATGGCACCGCCATAGGGAATGCGCCCCTGCGGATCCATGACCAGCTCCACACCCTCGTCAAAGGAAATGCGTATCTCCACATCCGCGCTGTCATCATCCAGAATGGTCACTTCCACCTTGGGGTCCGACAGGTCGTGCAGCTCGCGCTCCGCGTCATGGCCCACCACCCACGCCATCACCAGCGCCAGAATCTGGTGACCGTCTCCGGCATAGCCGTAGAGGTAGACGGATGCGTCATACCGAAAACGCGCCACCTCAATGCCGTGGCCCAAATCCTTGCCCGTGGGGTTCAGTTCGCCGGAGTCCACAAAGGCATCAAAGGACTCACGCGGCAGGCCGGTTGCCTGCATCAGAAAGGTGGTAAGCGCCCGCAGCTTGCGCATCAGATCAACCCCACGCGCACACGGCAGATGCCCAGCAGGTCCGCCAGTGCCTTGGTTGCCTGCTCATGGTAGGCGGCTTCCGTCTCAGGGCTTTCCGTTGCCACGTTGGCGGCATCTGCACGGCGCACAAGCACCTTGCTCTCCTGCACCAGCAGGGCGCGGCACTCATTGAACACGGCGGCGCGGTAATACACGGCCAGAACGGATTCGCCGCCCAGCGTATCGGCTGGCACGTCAGCAAGCGTGGCATGGCCCTCGGCCTGCCGCTGCGCCTTCCAGCCGCTCAACTGGCGGTTGGCCCATGCCATGGCCAGCTTCAGCTGCACGGCAAGGGAGGCAACAGCAAACGTGGGCGGCACGCGATAGGCTTCCACCAGCGTCAGAGTGCTCAGGTCGGGAAAGAACCCGTCGTTCTGTATGGTCTGGTGCGCCAATTCGTCTTTGAAGCCGCTAAAGCCCATAACTACCGCCTTGAAAAGGGACCGGCCGCGCCGTCAAACTGCCTGCAGCATACCCGCACTGTGTGAGGTGGTTGTGTGGCGTTTGCGGCGGGCCGGTCGGGGGGGGGTGAGTATCTACTGTGCGGCCTTGGCCAGCTGCTTGCGGGCCTTGTCCAGCACTGTCTTTACCGATGCGCCAAGCTCAAACGCCGCTTCATACGCTTCCACAGCCAGCTCCCACCGCTCGGAAGCGGCGCAAGCATCGCCATGCAGTTTGAGCAGGTTGGCGGATACTGCGTCAGGAATGTCCCACTGGCGGCAAAGGCCATCAGCCACGTGCACCAGATCCGACAGATACGGGGACACGCTCTGCCCGGCGGCAACCAGCGGTTTCGCCCAGTCGGCAACAGCGTCCGCAACGTAGGTGGGAACATCGCGCCGGAACTTTTCCGGCAGGGTAACGCCGTTGTCGATGCACCACAGGGCATGCGCCATGCCATGCTCAATCTCGCCAGCGTCGAACAGCCAGACCAGATACCAGCCCAGCAGCTCATGCTGCTGGCCTTCGCGTTTCAGGCGTTCCACATAGGGGGCGTATTTGGGGATAAGCTCATCCCTCTTCAGGTCCTGCTTGCGCTCAACGGACTGCAACGCAGAAAGCCGTGCAAAGTCTTCACGCAGGGCGCTTGTGAGCTGGGTAAGCAACTGGCGCTCTGCCATGAATCCGGTAGGCACCACCGCGATAACGCCCGTGGCCTTTCTGGGCTGCTGCTCCACAACCATGCCGTTCTGCACGGCCTGCTGGTGTCTGCGCATAAGGCTCATAATCGTTTCTCCCGCACCCTCCCTGCGCAGGGTGGCCCCGCAAGAGGCCACCGCGCAAAAGAGGAAGGATGCCTATTATGCCCAGCCGC
This region of Desulfovibrio subterraneus genomic DNA includes:
- a CDS encoding phage tail protein, which produces MDVHISLPFWMAKAGGELEKLCLAAVAWWVQVAEWAAWPMRQLDTDTCDELVLDLVAWQRDIRRFAGEPLSLYRKRVKYAYANARDAGSVAGFKRIFMRLGIGYVELEERMPGIDWDIVDIRLTDSQLAKNQALLSVLIQHYGRTCRRYRWKIITPLPIGVRAVEFGNDYTMERADVPPCSVRVCVCEFGNDSVTMNAREV
- a CDS encoding baseplate J/gp47 family protein encodes the protein MSDSQANDKLFTRMLSEAGFPTTESAMQERWDALNTAQGSQITNSSKWSPFWRLISAIVTEPMKALVSALVTTILPQTFLKTASGAWLDIYAWGVDLARKEAVQAQGAITFTRTNSAGELLIPAGTVIESPSINGHVYRVAVLQNTTMADKQLTADIAVRAEKTGTAYNLGPGYYSILPQPISGIAAVTNGENWLTAPGADEETDEELRLRCRNQFSAVGQYHHDAAYTADIASFAGIRTDYIVFEHEAPRGPGSANAYIMIDSGPAPQEFVDTINAHIRDAGNHGHGDDMLCFPMPALAVNLTATVHPVPNLSDEKAAALLQDVEGRIRAAFRENTDYDMTRTWPHNRFSLSVLGDELHAQLPDLASIEFDRDDIVAALELPVLTSLTVTNGGA
- a CDS encoding BrnT family toxin, which translates into the protein MRFDWDENKRRANVAKHDIDFTQAAEMLACSPHLLHDTRKDYGETRCQAVGEYEGMILVVAFTMRGDDVFRIISARRANARERRKYGYQEE
- a CDS encoding BrnA antitoxin family protein; its protein translation is MATRKNKTGLSIEEIRAMQPLTDNKRAKAFTDAELTANAESDPDNPILDEAFWEQARRMEPQCKKQVTLRIDADVLDWFKKQGKGYQTTINAILKAYKESRPSR
- a CDS encoding HigA family addiction module antitoxin, whose protein sequence is MFDSTRKPTHPGGILFRMHMEPLGITITALAKRLGISRKTLSAIVNERAPITPDIALRLSRALDTTPELWLGMQQTYTLWEVAHTNTEWLSVEPIKTANA
- a CDS encoding DUF2590 family protein, with protein sequence MSGKYLDILITGDDITLDAGGLPVPVADRDSIAQDIVHMIRETGLLVELVGNRDVRTKARNLLLLTLEVDKDERIVPGSTEIEEVGLGLFNLKAETLEFGSIALSLEAERV
- a CDS encoding phage tail tape measure protein encodes the protein MSTKLEKLMFAISLQDGVTGPVGKMQKQLDDLAGHARKSFVQIGTGAAGIWAAGQSMDYMLTPARQMNKALMEVSSLDVEPKALKTLNREALAFSIRFGESASAVASSAYDIQSSIAGLSGDELSRFTVSSNVLAKATKADAATITSYVGTMYGIFKNQANDMGKAKWVEQLTGQTATAVQMFKTTGQEMSSAFTSLGANATAAGIDVAEQMAIMGTLQSTMSGSEAGTKYKAFLSGVGNAQKALGLQFTDSNGHMLGMMDILGKIKGKYGDLSKVDDGDLLKKAFGSDEAVSLIKLLMADTKGLGASIDQLGKVQGMDKATQMASRMVDPFDRASAGVNALLTVIGQALLPSINPLVDGFTDVTATMVRWADMFPNLTRWVGYGIMLILGFGAVLGLASVASGVARISMFGLSTVMGPITGTLGLMRKAWALYSGAQWVANAAMWGFPGTWIVMALVALVAAVGAVIWWWDDLKAAFLDTSWGQAIMGVIDQVAGVFKWYFDMLGRMWGWVLEKVQAVQKFLGMDSGASAEVNAPAMLEAPRSASVPAGGVTQSISNAVSKNSSNSRTIQQVNITTSKPMDAQSMSEMAFMAAG
- a CDS encoding DUF6890 family protein, which codes for MERNPLARMTMLVHRWLPGRAVDAQSMAEAVLLEKDYWEKMAVAVTNGVAKAFNG
- a CDS encoding putative phage tail assembly chaperone, whose product is METANKIVLTIQGRKVTFAPSLDIYNDYINAMMPNNKVAPARNFVMRCVDPEDKDHVRELLDKPGAPIQIAGAIMEQYTPDLQITVGE
- a CDS encoding D-Ala-D-Ala carboxypeptidase family metallohydrolase — protein: MKTRVLLSPHFSLDEFTASQTAERMGRQIVVEPGSDVFRNLQHLCLTLLQPIREALGPVVISSGYRPPWLNEQIGGSPRSDHMSGLAADITVPGKTALEVAEAIRGMGLGFKQLINEHGRWVHIAAPEPGEIPRRQELTIWKDGTRSRTTEGLHAVADLQAGGGA
- a CDS encoding TraR/DksA C4-type zinc finger protein, coding for MTDLFDRAQACEALFRQDAIEHARRSNDRKAKVPSRETCIECGAVIPEARRNAVPGVQRCITCQTEMEGGK
- a CDS encoding phage protein; translation: MSRISGKCFDFQLGDLSIHAEKFTCDIEDSGEVAKTKGIPVGWLEGPVGASGEIELDTTNLSLVLEAARSAGSFHALSTFDIVAYAKAGDEEKRVEIFGCRLRVSKLLDVDSNSATKDVTTLPYDVTSPDFVRVNGVPYLDARETEGL
- a CDS encoding DUF2586 domain-containing protein — translated: MALGTVQVNKLNLMQGEFDEVENYFLFVGRGTGVNEGKLLSLNNDSDLDELLGATASVLKTQVDAARKNAGQNWNAAVIPLDGVMSWEDAVDYSMGQITVEAIIVTDPVTKSTDVEAMQAKTVEIMGLYMRPIWFVAATRAIDAATETGEAWPDFTAAIKPLVSAVLADQVMVVPTLWGHDQGTLAGRLANKAVTVADTPMRVATGPLVGAWTAKPKDKTGREIDMAILKELADARFSVPQWYPDYPGMFWGDGALLDAEAGDYRVIENLRVVHKAMRRVYPLAVFRVGDRKLNSTPASIAMNQSYFARPLREMSRSVQIMGVTFPGEVKPPQDGDIVISWPTRTKVEIYMVVRPYNCPKAITCNVMLDLTNYAEV
- a CDS encoding phage virion morphogenesis protein, giving the protein MADAMTFGIDRAGMVRLRQQLEVLALSPDAKRKLVREMAMEVRRFSRQNIKQQRCVDGTPMAPRKIYKRNRRGKLERRKDGKENRKMLVGLGRAMSIAANRRGQGEVSWKDFGMGAIADKHQHGKSETVAAKSEAKRLNKDSDYYNPKARVERWLAKELIARGYRKEVRLKNGRVRQQKVAVSWIVQNMSRAEAMAIWQQLTGYDAPDSWTVGVPERAFLGVNLRQSGTMLEELARLSLNRLRSKGKV
- a CDS encoding phage tail protein, which translates into the protein MRKLRALTTFLMQATGLPRESFDAFVDSGELNPTGKDLGHGIEVARFRYDASVYLYGYAGDGHQILALVMAWVVGHDAERELHDLSDPKVEVTILDDDSADVEIRISFDEGVELVMDPQGRIPYGGAMWSVTDVPVDVAEAVERMDGEAQEAGADG
- a CDS encoding head completion/stabilization protein, which codes for MGFSGFKDELAHQTIQNDGFFPDLSTLTLVEAYRVPPTFAVASLAVQLKLAMAWANRQLSGWKAQRQAEGHATLADVPADTLGGESVLAVYYRAAVFNECRALLVQESKVLVRRADAANVATESPETEAAYHEQATKALADLLGICRVRVGLI
- the gpM gene encoding phage terminase small subunit; its protein translation is MSLMRRHQQAVQNGMVVEQQPRKATGVIAVVPTGFMAERQLLTQLTSALREDFARLSALQSVERKQDLKRDELIPKYAPYVERLKREGQQHELLGWYLVWLFDAGEIEHGMAHALWCIDNGVTLPEKFRRDVPTYVADAVADWAKPLVAAGQSVSPYLSDLVHVADGLCRQWDIPDAVSANLLKLHGDACAASERWELAVEAYEAAFELGASVKTVLDKARKQLAKAAQ